A genomic window from Gemmatimonadota bacterium includes:
- the era gene encoding GTPase Era: MSEAPGRAEGAGSTRAGYVALVGRPNVGKSTLLNGLTGEKLSIVTPRAQTTRERVMGLYSDEAAQLVFVDTPGLLEPQYLLQESMVQAALAAAQESDVVLLLLDALRPEDTLPDPRTLELLRRRSPLLLAINKVDAARPEAVGRLLDWGRRELGREAFLVSAARGDGLAELRRALIEALPASPFLYPPDEVAVQPVRFFVAELVRETIFEEYEEEIPYSTVVRIEEFREASDPLYVRATIFVERPSQKAIVIGRQGTGIRKLGQRARRKIEEFLSRRIYLDLWVKPLPRWRHKPSALRYLGYPVPTRTPQGEV, translated from the coding sequence ATGTCGGAGGCGCCGGGGCGAGCCGAGGGGGCAGGATCGACTCGCGCAGGTTACGTCGCGCTGGTGGGGCGGCCGAACGTCGGCAAGTCCACACTGCTGAATGGTTTGACGGGAGAGAAGCTGAGCATTGTCACGCCGCGAGCGCAGACGACGCGCGAGCGCGTGATGGGCCTCTACAGCGACGAGGCCGCCCAGCTCGTCTTTGTCGACACGCCTGGGCTGCTCGAACCGCAGTACCTGCTGCAAGAGTCCATGGTGCAGGCCGCGCTGGCGGCGGCGCAGGAGTCGGACGTGGTGCTGCTCCTGCTAGACGCACTGCGCCCGGAAGACACCCTGCCGGACCCCCGCACGTTGGAGTTGCTGCGTCGCCGTTCCCCGTTGCTGCTGGCCATCAACAAGGTGGATGCCGCGAGGCCGGAGGCCGTGGGGCGGCTGCTCGATTGGGGGCGCCGCGAGCTGGGCAGGGAGGCGTTCCTGGTCTCGGCAGCGCGTGGGGACGGCTTGGCGGAGTTGCGTCGGGCGCTGATCGAGGCGCTCCCTGCCTCACCCTTCCTCTACCCGCCGGACGAAGTCGCCGTGCAGCCGGTGCGTTTCTTCGTGGCCGAGCTGGTGCGCGAGACGATCTTCGAGGAGTACGAGGAGGAAATCCCCTATTCGACGGTGGTGCGGATCGAGGAATTCCGGGAGGCGAGCGATCCCCTGTACGTTCGGGCCACGATCTTCGTGGAGCGGCCGAGCCAGAAGGCCATCGTGATCGGCCGGCAGGGTACGGGAATCAGGAAGTTAGGTCAGCGGGCGCGCCGCAAGATCGAGGAGTTCCTGAGCCGCAGGATTTATCTGGATCTGTGGGTCAAGCCGCTGCCTCGCTGGCGGCACAAACCGAGTGCATTGCGGTATCTAGGCTACCCGGTTCCTACCCGGACGCCGCAGGGCGAAGTCTGA
- a CDS encoding Trm112 family protein — protein sequence MMLDNELLEILVCPKCKGDLEYRPDEDELICHVCRLRYEVREDIPIMLIDEAKPL from the coding sequence ATGATGCTGGACAATGAGCTGCTTGAGATCCTGGTCTGCCCCAAGTGCAAGGGAGACCTGGAGTATCGGCCCGACGAGGATGAGCTGATCTGCCACGTCTGCCGGCTCCGTTACGAGGTCCGGGAGGACATTCCGATCATGCTCATCGATGAGGCGAAGCCCCTCTGA